In Staphylococcus saccharolyticus, one genomic interval encodes:
- the pknB gene encoding Stk1 family PASTA domain-containing Ser/Thr kinase, protein MIGKTINERYEVIDKLGGGGMSIVYLAEDTILNRKVAIKAISIPLREKEETLKRFEREVHNSSQLSHDNIVSMVDVDEEDDCFYLVMEYIEGPTLAEYIENHGPLSVETAIQFTEQILSGIKHAHDMRIVHRDIKPQNILIDKNKTLKIFDFGIAKALSETSLTQTNHVLGTVQYLSPEQAKGEMTDESTDIYSIGIVLYEMLVGEPPFNGETAVSIAIKHIQDSIPNITTEKREEVPQSLSNVILRATEKDKTHRYHTVQEMRDDLASALHENRVNEDKYELDKTKTVPLTREELNQTMHDHKGHSNLNKTMQIPIVNEPLQQQKFQSSESRYYQNGSKKPSKMKVIILSIVFILLLIALISFVAMGLFGNKYEEIPDISGKSEKQAEQVLKSHHLKLGDISRSYSDKYPENQVIKSDPKSGERVEQGDTVDIVLSKGPEKVKMLNLVGMTKDEALKKLKDLGFKDIDVEQAYSNSFEKGLISEQNVTANSEVALNDHHIKIYESLGIRQVYVSNYENKSYETAKKELEAKGFKVQATKENNDDVKKGNVIMQSPKNKSVDEGSTISLTVSKGKPGDSEDDKDVTTKTETVKVPYTGSKGKSQTVEVFIRDEDNSGDSPAQTYKIKKDKTISIPLKIDKGKSAGYTVRVDDKIVADKDVNYDD, encoded by the coding sequence ATGATAGGCAAGACAATTAATGAACGTTATGAGGTTATTGATAAGCTTGGTGGCGGTGGAATGAGTATTGTATACCTAGCTGAAGATACAATACTTAATCGTAAAGTAGCTATCAAAGCAATTTCAATTCCTCTACGTGAAAAAGAAGAAACCTTAAAACGCTTTGAAAGAGAAGTACATAATTCGTCACAACTTTCGCATGATAATATAGTGAGTATGGTTGATGTAGATGAGGAAGATGATTGTTTCTATCTTGTAATGGAATACATAGAAGGTCCTACTTTAGCCGAGTATATCGAAAATCATGGTCCTCTTAGTGTGGAAACAGCGATACAATTTACTGAACAAATTCTAAGTGGTATCAAACATGCACATGACATGAGAATTGTGCATCGCGATATTAAACCTCAAAATATTCTTATAGATAAGAATAAAACATTGAAAATTTTTGATTTTGGTATTGCTAAAGCTTTAAGTGAAACGTCATTAACGCAAACAAACCATGTACTTGGTACTGTACAATATTTATCTCCAGAACAGGCTAAAGGTGAAATGACTGACGAAAGTACAGACATTTATTCTATTGGAATTGTATTATATGAAATGCTTGTAGGTGAACCACCATTTAATGGAGAAACTGCAGTTAGTATTGCTATTAAACATATTCAAGATTCAATTCCAAATATTACCACCGAGAAAAGAGAAGAAGTACCACAATCATTAAGTAACGTAATTTTACGAGCCACAGAAAAAGATAAAACTCATCGTTATCATACTGTGCAAGAAATGAGAGATGATTTAGCTAGTGCGTTGCATGAAAATCGTGTCAATGAAGATAAGTATGAATTGGATAAAACGAAAACAGTTCCTTTAACTAGGGAAGAATTAAATCAAACCATGCATGATCATAAAGGTCATAGCAATCTTAATAAGACAATGCAAATACCTATCGTCAATGAACCATTACAGCAACAAAAATTTCAGTCTTCTGAATCACGTTATTACCAAAATGGTTCGAAAAAGCCTTCGAAAATGAAAGTGATTATTTTATCAATTGTTTTTATATTATTATTAATAGCTCTTATTTCATTTGTAGCAATGGGTTTATTTGGAAATAAATATGAAGAGATTCCGGATATTTCAGGTAAATCGGAAAAGCAAGCAGAACAAGTATTAAAAAGTCATCACCTCAAGTTAGGGGATATTTCAAGAAGTTACAGTGATAAATATCCTGAAAATCAAGTAATCAAATCTGATCCAAAGAGTGGAGAACGTGTTGAGCAAGGTGATACAGTTGATATAGTTCTTTCGAAAGGACCAGAAAAGGTTAAAATGCTAAATCTTGTAGGTATGACAAAGGATGAAGCTTTAAAGAAATTAAAAGATTTAGGATTCAAAGATATCGATGTTGAACAGGCTTATAGTAATTCTTTCGAAAAAGGATTAATTTCTGAACAAAATGTTACCGCTAATAGTGAAGTTGCTTTAAACGACCACCATATTAAAATTTACGAATCATTAGGAATTCGCCAAGTTTATGTAAGTAATTATGAAAATAAGTCCTATGAAACTGCAAAAAAAGAATTAGAAGCAAAAGGATTTAAAGTACAAGCTACTAAAGAAAATAACGATGATGTAAAAAAAGGTAATGTTATCATGCAATCACCAAAAAATAAATCAGTTGATGAAGGATCAACCATCTCATTAACTGTTTCAAAAGGTAAACCAGGAGATAGCGAAGATGACAAAGATGTAACAACTAAAACTGAGACGGTTAAAGTGCCATATACAGGCAGTAAAGGTAAGAGTCAAACTGTAGAAGTATTTATACGTGATGAAGATAACAGTGGTGATTCCCCAGCTCAAACTTATAAGATTAAAAAGGATAAGACGATTAGTATTCCTTTAAAAATCGATAAAGGAAAAAGTGCTGGTTACACGGTTAGAGTTGATGATAAAATTGTCGCAGATAAAGATGTAAACTATGATGATTAA
- a CDS encoding Stp1/IreP family PP2C-type Ser/Thr phosphatase has product MLNAQFFTDTGQHREKNEDAGGIFYNQTQQQMLVLCDGMGGHKAGEIASQFVTYELQKRFEDENLIEIDRAESWLRSNIKDINFQLYNYAQENNEYRGMGTTLVCAIIFDKEIVVANVGDSRSYVINQRRMDQITSDHSFVNHLVMTGQITKEEAFNHPQRNIITKVIGTDKRVSPDLFIKKTQFYDFLLLNSDGLTDYVRDYEIQEVLNEEASLDDHGEKLLSLAMAHDSKDNVSFILSSLEGGKV; this is encoded by the coding sequence ATGTTAAACGCACAATTTTTTACTGATACTGGACAACATCGAGAGAAGAACGAAGATGCTGGTGGTATTTTTTACAACCAAACACAGCAACAAATGTTAGTATTATGTGATGGCATGGGTGGGCATAAAGCTGGGGAAATAGCCAGTCAATTTGTCACTTACGAGCTTCAAAAGCGTTTTGAAGATGAAAACCTTATTGAAATAGATCGTGCAGAATCATGGTTGCGTTCAAACATTAAAGATATCAATTTTCAATTGTATAACTATGCTCAAGAAAACAATGAATATCGAGGTATGGGGACAACACTTGTATGTGCAATCATTTTTGATAAAGAAATTGTCGTTGCAAATGTTGGTGATTCTCGTTCCTATGTCATAAATCAAAGAAGAATGGACCAAATTACAAGTGATCATTCATTTGTTAATCATTTGGTTATGACAGGTCAAATAACAAAAGAAGAAGCGTTTAATCATCCACAACGTAATATTATTACTAAAGTCATAGGAACAGATAAACGGGTATCTCCAGATTTATTTATTAAAAAAACGCAATTCTATGACTTTTTACTACTCAATTCTGATGGCCTCACAGACTATGTACGAGACTATGAGATACAAGAAGTATTAAACGAAGAAGCTTCTCTTGATGATCATGGCGAGAAGTTACTAAGTTTAGCAATGGCACATGATTCAAAAGATAATGTCAGCTTTATCCTTTCTTCTTTAGAAGGTGGTAAAGTATGA
- the rlmN gene encoding 23S rRNA (adenine(2503)-C(2))-methyltransferase RlmN yields the protein MITAEKKKRNKFLPNFDKQSIYSLRYDEMQQWLIDHGQQKFRAKQVFEWLYQKRVNSIDEMTNLSKDLRQVLNDNFAMTTLTTVVKQESKDGTIKFLFELQDGYTIETVLMRHEYGNSVCVTTQVGCRIGCTFCASTLGGLKRNLEAGEIVSQVSTVQKALDETDERVSQIVIMGIGEPFENYDEMMDFLRIVNDDNSLNIGARHITVSTSGIIPRIYDFAEEDIQINFAVSLHGAKDEIRSRLMPINRAYNVEKLMEAIRYYQEKTNRRVTFEYGLFGGVNDQLEHARDLTHLIKGLNCHVNLIPVNHVPERNYVKTPKDDIFKFEKELKRLGINATIRREQGSDIDAACGQLRAKERQVETR from the coding sequence ATGATCACTGCAGAAAAGAAGAAGAGAAATAAGTTCCTGCCTAATTTTGATAAACAATCTATCTATTCATTGAGATACGATGAAATGCAACAATGGTTAATTGATCATGGTCAACAAAAATTTAGAGCTAAACAAGTTTTTGAATGGCTATATCAAAAGAGGGTGAATAGCATTGATGAAATGACAAATTTATCAAAAGATTTGCGACAAGTTCTAAATGATAACTTTGCTATGACGACATTGACAACTGTTGTTAAACAAGAAAGTAAAGATGGCACTATCAAATTTTTATTTGAGTTACAAGATGGTTATACAATTGAAACTGTTCTAATGAGACATGAGTATGGAAATTCGGTCTGTGTTACTACTCAAGTAGGTTGCAGAATTGGTTGTACTTTCTGTGCCTCTACTTTAGGTGGACTTAAACGTAATTTAGAAGCAGGCGAAATCGTTTCACAAGTATCAACAGTTCAAAAAGCTTTAGATGAAACTGATGAGCGTGTATCACAAATTGTTATTATGGGTATTGGCGAACCATTTGAAAATTATGATGAGATGATGGATTTCTTAAGAATCGTCAATGATGATAATAGTTTAAACATTGGTGCTCGTCATATTACTGTATCTACATCAGGTATCATTCCAAGAATATACGATTTTGCGGAAGAAGATATACAAATTAATTTTGCTGTGAGTCTTCATGGTGCTAAGGATGAAATTCGTTCTAGACTTATGCCAATCAATCGAGCTTATAATGTTGAAAAGTTAATGGAAGCGATTCGTTACTATCAAGAAAAAACGAATCGTCGTGTGACTTTTGAATATGGGTTGTTTGGTGGCGTAAATGATCAGCTTGAACATGCGAGAGACTTAACACACTTGATTAAAGGACTTAACTGTCATGTCAATTTAATACCAGTTAACCATGTTCCAGAGCGTAATTATGTAAAAACACCTAAAGATGATATCTTTAAATTTGAAAAAGAATTAAAGAGATTAGGAATCAATGCTACAATTAGACGTGAGCAAGGTTCAGATATTGATGCAGCCTGTGGTCAATTAAGAGCGAAGGAACGACAAGTAGAAACGAGGTAA
- the rsmB gene encoding 16S rRNA (cytosine(967)-C(5))-methyltransferase RsmB yields MNKSVRMYAFETIQEILNEGAYSNLKMNEVLSSNKINSVDRSLYTELVYGTIKRKYALDYMLKPFVKTKIKGWVRQLLWMSLYQFMYLDKVPNHAIINEAVDIAKNRGSHHNGNIVNGILRTVMRSELPRFSDISDDKKRIAIQYSLPKWIVDHWATHYGIETTESIAQSFLEPVNMTVRANISRGSIDSTIQRLEDEGYDVKKDSILPFCLYISGLPIINSIAFKDGYVSIQDKSSMMVAHIMNLGRDDKVLDACSAPGGKACHMSEILSPEGYVDATDIYDHKIKLIQHNINKLKLNNIHAFKHDATVSYNTMYDKILVDAPCSGLGVLRHKPEIKYSQSHKSILALVELQLQILENIKHNVKPGGTIVYSTCTIEQMENENVIYTFLKQNKDFEFEPFQHPVTGERVKILQILPQDFNSDGFFITKIKRKDS; encoded by the coding sequence ATGAATAAATCTGTAAGAATGTACGCATTTGAAACAATACAAGAAATTTTAAATGAAGGCGCGTATAGTAATCTGAAAATGAATGAAGTACTATCTTCAAATAAAATTAATTCAGTAGATAGAAGTTTATATACAGAACTTGTATACGGAACGATTAAAAGAAAATATGCTTTAGATTATATGTTAAAACCTTTTGTTAAAACTAAAATTAAAGGATGGGTACGTCAGTTACTATGGATGAGTCTATATCAATTTATGTATTTAGACAAAGTTCCTAATCATGCCATTATTAATGAAGCAGTTGATATCGCTAAAAATCGTGGTAGTCATCATAATGGAAATATTGTTAATGGCATTTTACGTACCGTCATGCGTAGTGAGTTACCTCGCTTTAGTGATATAAGTGATGATAAAAAGAGAATTGCTATACAGTATAGTTTACCTAAATGGATTGTTGACCATTGGGCAACTCACTACGGAATTGAAACAACCGAGTCTATTGCTCAATCATTTTTAGAACCAGTAAATATGACAGTAAGAGCAAATATTTCTCGTGGTTCAATCGACTCAACAATACAACGATTGGAAGACGAAGGTTATGATGTTAAAAAAGATAGTATTTTACCATTTTGTCTTTACATTTCTGGTTTGCCTATCATTAATTCCATAGCATTTAAAGATGGATATGTTTCAATTCAAGATAAGAGTTCCATGATGGTTGCTCATATTATGAATTTAGGACGAGATGATAAAGTATTAGATGCATGTAGTGCACCTGGTGGAAAAGCATGTCATATGTCAGAAATATTATCACCTGAAGGATACGTCGATGCAACAGATATTTATGATCATAAGATTAAACTTATTCAACATAATATAAATAAGTTGAAACTTAATAATATTCATGCTTTTAAACATGATGCAACCGTTTCATATAACACGATGTATGATAAAATTCTTGTTGATGCACCGTGTAGTGGTCTAGGAGTGCTTAGACATAAACCAGAAATTAAATATAGTCAGTCACATAAAAGTATCTTGGCTCTTGTTGAATTGCAACTTCAAATATTGGAGAATATTAAACATAATGTGAAACCTGGTGGTACAATCGTATACTCAACATGTACTATAGAACAAATGGAAAACGAAAATGTCATTTATACTTTTTTAAAGCAAAATAAAGATTTCGAGTTTGAGCCATTCCAACACCCTGTTACTGGTGAACGAGTTAAAATATTACAAATACTGCCTCAAGATTTTAACTCTGATGGATTCTTTATAACCAAAATAAAAAGAAAGGACAGTTAA
- the fmt gene encoding methionyl-tRNA formyltransferase, translating to MSKIIFMGTPDFSTKVLEMLIAEHDVIAVVTQPDRPVGRKKILTPPPVKKVAVEHEIPVYQPEKLNNSSELEELLSLDADIIVTAAFGQLLPESLLKAPRLGAINVHASLLPKYRGGAPIHQAIIDGEKETGITIMYMVKKLDAGNIISQKAIRIDDSDSVGTMHDKLSFLGAELLKDTLPCIIAGTNDSIPQDDTKATFASNISREDERIDWQQSAQAIHNHIRGLSPWPVAYTTMDDKNLKLFDAHIVTDKKAKPGVIIETTKKELIIGTGSNDAIALTEIQFAGKKRMQVVNYLSGVQDTLVGKQLV from the coding sequence ATGAGTAAAATAATTTTTATGGGGACACCTGATTTTTCAACTAAAGTATTAGAAATGTTAATTGCTGAACATGATGTGATTGCTGTTGTCACTCAACCCGATCGACCAGTAGGACGAAAGAAAATTTTGACACCACCTCCAGTTAAAAAAGTGGCCGTTGAACATGAAATTCCTGTTTACCAACCTGAGAAATTAAACAACTCATCAGAACTTGAAGAACTGTTATCTTTAGATGCCGATATCATTGTTACAGCTGCGTTTGGTCAGTTACTTCCGGAATCATTGTTAAAGGCACCAAGATTAGGCGCAATTAATGTACACGCATCCTTACTTCCAAAATATCGTGGTGGAGCGCCAATTCACCAAGCAATTATTGATGGTGAAAAAGAAACAGGCATTACCATTATGTATATGGTGAAAAAATTAGATGCCGGCAATATTATATCTCAAAAAGCCATCCGTATTGACGATAGTGATAGTGTAGGGACTATGCATGATAAATTAAGCTTTTTAGGTGCAGAATTACTAAAAGATACGCTTCCATGCATTATAGCTGGTACTAACGATAGTATTCCACAAGACGACACAAAAGCAACTTTTGCTTCGAATATTTCTCGTGAAGATGAAAGAATCGATTGGCAACAAAGTGCACAAGCGATTCATAATCATATACGTGGTTTATCACCATGGCCAGTAGCATATACAACGATGGATGATAAAAATCTTAAGTTATTTGATGCACACATCGTCACAGATAAAAAAGCTAAACCTGGAGTTATAATAGAGACTACCAAAAAAGAATTAATTATCGGAACAGGCTCAAATGATGCGATTGCACTGACAGAAATTCAATTTGCTGGTAAAAAACGAATGCAAGTCGTAAATTATTTAAGTGGTGTTCAAGATACGTTAGTTGGGAAACAATTAGTATGA
- a CDS encoding peptide deformylase, translated as MTTQKLVKSTHPMLKKEILPVSAFDENLRTLLQDLEDTLYEEEAVAISAPQIGMNQRVALIDMEYEGLLQLINSVILNQSHETVTELEGSISLPNVFGEVERSNMIVVQSYDVNGYQVELTAYDDVARMIQHMVDHLNGILFTDKSIRILNETEVEAYFDNE; from the coding sequence ATGACTACACAGAAATTAGTTAAATCGACTCATCCTATGTTGAAAAAAGAAATTCTACCTGTAAGTGCCTTCGATGAAAATTTAAGAACGTTATTACAAGATTTGGAAGATACACTTTATGAGGAAGAAGCTGTTGCAATTAGTGCCCCTCAAATTGGAATGAATCAGCGTGTAGCACTAATTGATATGGAATATGAAGGATTGTTGCAGTTGATTAATTCAGTTATTTTAAATCAATCTCACGAGACGGTGACTGAATTGGAGGGCTCTATTAGTTTGCCGAACGTTTTTGGTGAAGTGGAGCGTAGTAACATGATTGTTGTTCAAAGTTATGACGTTAACGGGTATCAAGTCGAATTAACAGCTTATGATGATGTTGCACGTATGATTCAACATATGGTAGATCATCTCAATGGTATTCTTTTTACTGATAAATCAATCCGTATATTAAACGAAACAGAAGTGGAGGCGTATTTTGACAATGAGTAA
- a CDS encoding TM2 domain-containing protein: MEVNKVIYILLAVFLGSFGIHKFYADKPFQGLMHILFCWTAIPHVLAIISAVLTLFKPADENGNVRM; this comes from the coding sequence ATGGAAGTAAATAAAGTAATTTATATTTTATTAGCAGTATTTCTTGGTAGCTTTGGGATTCATAAATTTTATGCTGATAAACCTTTCCAAGGATTGATGCATATTTTATTCTGTTGGACGGCAATACCTCATGTTTTAGCTATCATTAGTGCAGTATTGACATTGTTCAAACCTGCTGATGAAAATGGTAACGTTAGAATGTAA
- the priA gene encoding primosomal protein N', which translates to MIAKVIVDIPSKSVDFKFDYIVPTHLEHVIQIGVRVIVPFGSRTIQGYVMNIQEAPDGNVEISKLKAIKEVQDIQPELTPELIKLSEWMSHFHVTKRISVLEAMLPRAIKAKYTKAFKLIKANDIADSVLAKFNKDGYYFYKDVQHNNDLEKMMTLLREGLIREETLLSQSTKKKTQRAVAILEELNNDKVLARLEKYTKQYDLYAFLMEEAHRTVFLKEIEEMGLSRSSLDALIKKGYVEKYDAEVERDPFANRIFEQEKKRELTDDQQRAFTAIKHHINSDEERTFLLHGVTGSGKTEVYLQTIEEVLNKGKEAMMLVPEIALTPQMVLRFKRRFGDDVAVLHSGLSKGERYDEWQKIRDGRARVSIGARSSIFAPFKHLGIIIIDEEHESTYKQEDYPRYHARDIAQWRSRYHKCPVVLGSATPSLESYARAEKNVYELLTLPHRVNHQALPHIDIVDMRNELRKGNRSMFSTTLREAIQERIDKQEQIVLFLNRRGYASFTLCRDCGYVPQCPNCDISLTYHKTTDQLKCHYCGYQETPPNKCPSCENDHIRQVGTGTQRVEELLQQEFPTLRIIRMDVDTTSRKGAHEKLLNDFEAGKGDILLGTQMIAKGLDYPNITLVGVLNADTMLNLPDFRASERTYQLLTQVSGRAGRHEKEGQVIIQTYNPDHYAIEDVKLNDYFTFYQKEMNYRKLGKYPPYYFLINFTISHQNMKKVMEASKHIHQILLQHLSDKVLVLGPSPAALSRINNEYRFQILIKYKSEPQLHNALKYLDDYYRDKYVKEKLALKIDINPQMMM; encoded by the coding sequence ATGATTGCAAAAGTAATTGTTGATATTCCATCAAAGAGTGTAGATTTTAAATTCGATTATATAGTTCCAACGCATTTGGAACACGTGATTCAGATAGGCGTCCGTGTTATTGTTCCATTCGGATCGCGTACTATTCAAGGCTATGTCATGAATATCCAAGAAGCACCTGATGGGAATGTCGAAATATCTAAACTAAAAGCAATTAAAGAAGTACAAGATATTCAACCTGAATTAACGCCTGAATTGATCAAATTAAGTGAATGGATGAGTCATTTTCACGTGACAAAGCGTATTTCTGTCTTGGAAGCCATGTTACCGAGGGCGATAAAAGCTAAATATACTAAGGCATTTAAGCTGATAAAAGCGAATGATATTGCGGACTCAGTTTTAGCCAAATTTAATAAAGATGGTTATTATTTTTACAAAGATGTACAACACAATAATGACTTAGAAAAAATGATGACACTGTTGAGGGAGGGTCTCATTCGAGAAGAGACATTATTGTCTCAAAGCACAAAAAAGAAAACACAAAGAGCAGTGGCTATTTTGGAAGAGTTAAATAATGATAAAGTGCTTGCTCGATTAGAGAAATACACTAAACAATATGATTTATATGCTTTTTTAATGGAAGAAGCACACCGTACAGTTTTTTTAAAAGAAATTGAAGAAATGGGTCTTTCACGATCTAGTTTAGATGCTCTAATCAAAAAGGGATATGTCGAAAAATATGACGCTGAAGTCGAACGTGATCCATTCGCAAATCGTATTTTTGAACAAGAAAAGAAGAGAGAGTTAACTGATGATCAACAACGCGCTTTTACAGCTATTAAACACCATATCAATAGTGATGAAGAGAGAACATTTTTATTGCATGGCGTGACAGGATCAGGTAAAACGGAAGTCTATTTACAAACCATAGAAGAAGTCCTCAATAAAGGTAAGGAAGCAATGATGTTAGTACCTGAAATTGCTTTAACACCACAAATGGTTTTAAGGTTTAAACGTCGTTTTGGAGATGATGTAGCTGTACTTCATTCCGGTTTATCAAAGGGTGAAAGATATGATGAATGGCAAAAAATTAGAGACGGTCGTGCAAGAGTCAGTATTGGTGCACGTTCAAGTATCTTCGCGCCGTTTAAGCATTTAGGAATTATTATAATTGATGAAGAGCATGAATCTACATATAAACAAGAAGATTATCCTAGATATCATGCAAGAGATATTGCGCAATGGAGAAGTAGATATCATAAATGTCCTGTTGTGTTAGGTAGTGCGACACCAAGTCTAGAATCTTATGCGAGAGCAGAAAAAAATGTCTATGAATTATTGACGCTACCTCATAGAGTTAATCATCAAGCTTTACCACACATAGATATTGTTGATATGCGTAATGAATTAAGGAAGGGAAATAGGTCAATGTTTTCAACAACGTTGAGAGAAGCGATTCAGGAACGTATAGATAAACAAGAACAAATTGTTCTATTTTTAAATAGACGAGGATATGCTTCATTTACGTTATGTAGAGATTGTGGATATGTACCTCAATGTCCGAACTGCGATATTTCGTTGACGTATCACAAAACAACAGATCAATTGAAATGTCACTATTGCGGTTATCAGGAAACTCCGCCAAACAAATGTCCGAGCTGCGAAAATGACCACATTCGACAGGTCGGTACTGGTACGCAACGTGTTGAAGAATTATTACAACAAGAGTTTCCTACTTTACGGATTATACGTATGGACGTTGATACTACCTCTAGAAAAGGAGCACATGAAAAGTTATTAAACGATTTTGAAGCGGGTAAAGGGGATATTTTATTGGGAACTCAAATGATTGCTAAAGGTCTTGATTACCCCAACATTACTCTGGTAGGAGTATTAAACGCAGATACGATGTTAAACTTGCCAGATTTTCGAGCAAGTGAGAGAACGTATCAACTGTTAACTCAAGTATCTGGACGTGCTGGGCGTCATGAAAAAGAAGGACAAGTGATTATTCAAACATATAATCCTGATCACTATGCGATTGAAGATGTTAAACTGAATGATTATTTTACTTTTTATCAAAAGGAAATGAATTATCGTAAATTAGGAAAATATCCACCTTATTATTTCTTAATCAATTTTACGATTTCTCATCAAAATATGAAAAAGGTAATGGAAGCATCTAAGCATATTCATCAAATTTTATTACAACATTTAAGTGACAAAGTGTTAGTTTTAGGGCCTTCTCCTGCTGCATTATCTCGTATTAATAATGAATATCGCTTTCAAATTTTAATTAAATACAAAAGTGAACCCCAGTTACATAACGCACTCAAATATTTAGATGATTATTATCGTGATAAATATGTTAAAGAAAAATTAGCATTAAAAATTGATATTAATCCTCAAATGATGATGTGA
- the coaBC gene encoding bifunctional phosphopantothenoylcysteine decarboxylase/phosphopantothenate--cysteine ligase CoaBC has protein sequence MKHILLAVTGGIAAYKAIDLTSKLTQLGYDVRVMLSDHAQEFVTPLAFQAISKNPVYTGTFKEKTPQDIQHISLGDWADAIIVAPATANMIAKLSVGIADDLITSTLLATTTTKFVAPAMNVNMYDNPRTQNNIKILKQDGYQFIEPGDGYLVCGYMAKGRMEEPLQIVSMINQFFVNEKEISSSSFLGKKALVTAGPTVEVIDPVRYVSNRSSGKMGFAIAEALRDKGAKVTLVSGPTQLKAPDGIEVVHVQSAEDMFQAVKCRYIEQDIVIKAAAVSDYTPSEVLEHKIKKQDGDLSVKFKRTQDILKYLGDNKKHQYLVGFAAETQNIEQYAQDKLERKNADVIISNNVGDQSIGFNSDDNELMMHFKDKQTVKIKKGKKVALARQIIEELETRWQQ, from the coding sequence ATGAAACATATTTTATTAGCTGTAACTGGTGGAATAGCTGCATATAAAGCAATCGATTTAACAAGTAAATTAACACAATTGGGATATGATGTGAGAGTCATGCTCTCGGATCATGCACAAGAATTTGTAACTCCACTAGCATTTCAAGCTATTAGTAAAAATCCCGTTTACACAGGTACGTTCAAAGAAAAAACACCACAAGACATTCAACATATATCTTTAGGTGATTGGGCGGATGCTATTATTGTTGCACCAGCAACTGCTAATATGATTGCGAAACTAAGTGTAGGTATAGCTGATGATTTGATTACGTCAACGTTACTTGCGACAACAACAACGAAATTTGTAGCACCAGCTATGAATGTAAACATGTATGATAATCCACGTACACAAAATAATATCAAAATCTTAAAGCAAGACGGTTATCAATTCATAGAACCAGGTGATGGTTATTTAGTTTGTGGTTATATGGCTAAAGGGCGTATGGAAGAACCACTTCAAATAGTGTCAATGATTAATCAATTTTTTGTTAATGAAAAAGAAATATCATCAAGTTCATTTTTAGGAAAGAAAGCGTTAGTAACGGCAGGACCAACAGTTGAAGTGATTGACCCAGTGCGTTATGTTTCGAATCGTTCCTCAGGTAAAATGGGTTTTGCAATTGCTGAAGCATTACGAGATAAAGGTGCTAAAGTGACTTTAGTGAGTGGACCCACACAATTAAAAGCCCCTGATGGTATTGAAGTTGTTCATGTGCAAAGTGCTGAAGATATGTTTCAAGCAGTAAAGTGTCGATATATTGAACAAGATATAGTTATAAAGGCAGCAGCAGTATCAGACTATACGCCATCTGAAGTATTAGAACATAAAATAAAAAAACAAGATGGAGATTTATCAGTAAAATTTAAACGTACTCAAGACATATTAAAATATTTAGGTGACAATAAAAAACATCAATATCTTGTAGGTTTTGCAGCTGAAACACAAAATATAGAACAATATGCACAAGATAAATTGGAACGTAAAAATGCAGACGTTATTATTTCTAATAATGTAGGTGATCAATCAATAGGTTTTAATTCAGATGATAATGAACTCATGATGCATTTTAAAGATAAACAAACAGTCAAGATTAAAAAAGGTAAAAAAGTAGCGTTAGCGCGACAAATAATAGAAGAATTAGAAACTAGGTGGCAACAATGA
- the rpoZ gene encoding DNA-directed RNA polymerase subunit omega, with the protein MLNPPLNQLTAKINSKYLIATTAAKRARELDEKGETALLNQYHSAKPVGQALEEIADGKIKPVVPEEYLG; encoded by the coding sequence ATGTTAAATCCACCATTAAATCAACTAACTGCTAAAATTAATTCAAAATATCTTATTGCTACAACAGCAGCTAAAAGAGCACGTGAATTAGATGAAAAAGGTGAAACAGCACTTTTAAATCAATATCATTCAGCTAAACCAGTAGGTCAAGCACTTGAAGAAATTGCTGATGGTAAAATTAAACCAGTCGTACCTGAAGAATATTTAGGTTAA